A portion of the Mustela erminea isolate mMusErm1 chromosome 19, mMusErm1.Pri, whole genome shotgun sequence genome contains these proteins:
- the CHMP1A gene encoding charged multivesicular body protein 1a: MDDTLFQLKFTAKQLEKLAKKAEKDSKAEQAKVKKALQQKNVECARVYAENAIRKRNESVNWLRMASRVDAVASKVQTAVTMKGVTKNMAQVTKALDRALSTMDLQKVSAVMDRFEQQVQNLDVHTSVMEDSMSSATTLTTPQEQVDSLIVQIAEENGLEVLDQLSQLPEGASAVGESSVRSQEDQLSRRLAALRN; encoded by the exons ATGGACG ATACCCTGTTCCAGTTGAAG TTCACAGCCAAGCAGCTGGAGAAGCTGGCCAAGAAGGCGGAGAAGGACTCCAAGGCGGAGCAGGCCAAAGTGAAGAAG GCCCTTCAGCAGAAGAACGTGGAGTGTGCCCGTGTGTACGCCGAGAACGCCATCCGGAAGAGGAACGAGAGTGTGAACTGGCTCCGCATGGCGTCCCGCGTGGACGCAGTGGCCTCCAAGGTGCAGACGGCCGTGACCATGAAGGGG GTGACCAAGAACATGGCACAGGTGACGAAAGCCCTGGACAGGGCGCTGAGCACCATGGACCTGCAGAAGGTCTCTGCGGTGATGGACAGGTTTGAGCAGCAGGTGCAGAACCTCGATGTGCACACCTCG GTGATGGAGGACTCCATGAGCTCGGCCACCACGCTGACCACGCCGCAGGAGCAGGTGGACAGCCTCATCGTGCAGATTGCCGAGGAGAACGGCCTGGAGGTCTTGGACCAGCTCAGCCAGCTGCCTGAGGGCGCATCTGCTGTGGGCGAGAGCTCCGTGCGCAGCCAGGAGGACCAGCTGTCTCGGAG GTTGGCCGCCTTGAGAAACTAG
- the SPATA33 gene encoding spermatogenesis-associated protein 33 isoform X1: MSTVTSGMSNKQMGPLRPSSTQRAGTGCRHGWRLQGGPLHTGGRRQSRAPALLPHQPKGKCRGSLTSDSLQARRPGRAALPARGRGRGRRTGAPRSPRSLRPGPRRAPRGRKGPPRERGLHRKSKNPDGKVKASKKKVAIPQIIITRASRETLTSYSSIGSDEQRTIKEQVEWTPYYRHRNPSTVDAYRFRE, encoded by the exons ATGTCAACTGTGACAAGCGGCATGTCCAACAAGCAGATGGGACCACTAAGACCCTCCTCGACCCAGAGAGCTGGAACAGGGTGCAGGCACGGATGGCGCCTTCAGGGAGGCCCACTGCACACTGGAGGCAGAAGACAGTCTCGTGCACCAgctctgctccctcatcagccAAAGGGCAAATGTAGAGGCTCTCTCACCTCTGACTCCTTACAG GCGAGGAGGCCCGGGCGCGCGGCTCTCCCGGCGCGAGGACGAGGGAGAGGTCGACGGACGGGCGCTCCCCGGAGCCCGAGAAGCCTCCGACCCGGCCCGCGGAGAGCCCCCCGGGGAAGAAAGGGGCCGCCAAGGGAGCGCGGCCTTCATCGGAAGTCGAAG AACCCTGATGGAAAGGTAAAGGCGAGCAAGAAGAAAGTTGCCATTCCACAGATCATCATCACTAGAGCCTCAAGAGAGACTCTGACCAGCTACAGTTCCATCGGAAGCGACGAGCAGAGAACCATTAAGGAGCAGGTTGAATGGACGCCCTACTACCGGCACAGAAACCCCAGTACCGTAGATGCCTATCGTTTCCGAGAATAA
- the SPATA33 gene encoding spermatogenesis-associated protein 33 isoform X2, with protein MGLSKSKPKSRRGEEARARGSPGARTRERSTDGRSPEPEKPPTRPAESPPGKKGAAKGARPSSEVEENPDGKVKASKKKVAIPQIIITRASRETLTSYSSIGSDEQRTIKEQVEWTPYYRHRNPSTVDAYRFRE; from the exons ATGGGACTTtccaaaagcaaacccaagtCTAGGAGAG GCGAGGAGGCCCGGGCGCGCGGCTCTCCCGGCGCGAGGACGAGGGAGAGGTCGACGGACGGGCGCTCCCCGGAGCCCGAGAAGCCTCCGACCCGGCCCGCGGAGAGCCCCCCGGGGAAGAAAGGGGCCGCCAAGGGAGCGCGGCCTTCATCGGAAGTCGAAG agAACCCTGATGGAAAGGTAAAGGCGAGCAAGAAGAAAGTTGCCATTCCACAGATCATCATCACTAGAGCCTCAAGAGAGACTCTGACCAGCTACAGTTCCATCGGAAGCGACGAGCAGAGAACCATTAAGGAGCAGGTTGAATGGACGCCCTACTACCGGCACAGAAACCCCAGTACCGTAGATGCCTATCGTTTCCGAGAATAA